One Clupea harengus chromosome 12, Ch_v2.0.2, whole genome shotgun sequence DNA segment encodes these proteins:
- the slc25a46 gene encoding solute carrier family 25 member 46 translates to MTSRRPDSFDGLGYRGREDPSYGGGYSGRSFNNASNADLQQWVTTPPDIPGSRNLHFDERTPQSETGPAPPGSDDPQAAAPPSEQLNRFAGFGIGLASLFTENVLAHPCIVFRRQCQVNYHARNYHLSPFTAVSVMYNFTKSQGPKALWKGMGSTFVVQGVTLGTEGIISECTPLPRELSHKWNPKQVVGHLVLKGLTYVVAMPFYSASLIETVQSEIIRDNPGILDCVKEGVGRVMGLGVPHSKRLLPLWALVLPTALHGILHYIVSSTVQKLVLALLRRRRPSPPSSPPSPSKNDGAASGQADAVQSMLDAYFPELMASFCGSLCADVLLYPVETVLHRLHIQGTRTIIDNTDLGFEVVPINTQYESLRECVNTIGREEGTLGFYKGFGAVLVQYSLHAAVLQITKMIYSALLQNA, encoded by the exons ATGACTTCTCGACGACCTGATAGCTTTGACGGCTTAGGTTATAGGGGAAGGGAGGATCCGTCATACGGTGGGGGCTACTCTGGAAGGTCATTCAATAATGCATCTAAtgctgacctgcagcagtgggTCACGACCCCCCCTGACATCCCTGGTAGCCGAAATTTGCATTTCGATGAGCGAACACCTCAATCTGAGACGGGCCCTGCACCTCCGGGGTCCGACGATCCTCAGGCAGCGGCTCCACCATCCG aGCAGTTAAACCGATTTGCGGGATTTGGCATTGGACTCGCAAG CCTCTTTACAGAAAATGTCCTGGCTCATCCATGCATCGTGTTTCGTCGCCAATGCCAG GTTAATTATCACGCACGGAACTATCATCTGTCCCCATTTACTGCGGTCAGTGTGATGTACAACTTCACAAAATCTCAG GGTCCAAAGGCTTTATGGAAAGGAATGGGTAGCACTTTTGTAGTCCAGGGAGTCACACTTGGAACAGAGGGCATCATCAGTGAATGCACTCCCTTACCAAG agAATTATCACACAAGTGGAACCCCAAGCAAGTTGTTGGACACCTAGTGCTGAAAGG tCTGACGTATGTTGTTGCCATGCCTTTCTACTCTGCAAGTCTCATTGAGACCGTTcag AGTGAGATCATTCGGGACAACCCGGGCATCCTGGACTGCGTGAAGGAGGGCGTGGGCCGCGTCATGGGCCTTGGCGTGCCGCACAGCAAGCGGCTGCTGCCCCTGTGGGCGCTGGTCCTGCCCACCGCTCTCCACGGCATCCTGCACTACATCGTCAGCTCCACCGTGCAGAAGCTCGTCCTGGCGCTGCTCCGCCGCCGCCGGCCTTCACCCCCCTCCTCGCCACCCTCCCCGTCGAAGAACGATGGCGCCGCCTCGGGCCAGGCGGACGCCGTGCAGAGCATGCTGGACGCCTACTTCCCCGAGCTCATGGCCAGCTTCTGCGGCAGCCTGTGCGCCGACGTGCTGCTCTACCCTGTGGAAACGGTGCTGCACCGGCTCCACATCCAGGGCACTCGCACCATCATCGACAACACCGACCTGGGCTTCGAGGTGGTGCCCATCAACACGCAGTACGAGAGCCTGCGCGAGTGCGTAAACACCATCGGCCGCGAGGAGGGCACGCTGGGCTTCTACAAGGGCTTCGGGGCGGTGCTGGTGCAGTACTCGCTGCATGCTGCCGTGCTGCAGATCACCAAGATGATCTACTCCGCCCTGCTGCAGAATGCttga